TTGCCGTCTCTTCCTTGCATGCGCATCTCCCACAGCTTGCTTTCCAGCGGGCGGATATGCGGCATCCCAATTTTCATCGGCCCGAAAGCCTCGACAAGCTCGACAATGTGCCAAAACCGCGCCCTCAAGTCGGGTGGCAGGGCGTCAAGCTCGCTCGCAGCCAGCGGGTGCAACCAAACATGCCATTGGTTCATAGTATGCCTTTTTTGCTATTGCCTGTCCAGCCGCCATTGTCTGGTAGCGCTGCGGCGTCACAGGCTTTTCCTCAGCGGCACAATCTCCGCCCCATCGCGCAGCCGGTCGAGATAGTCGGCCCATGCCTGCATCATCTTGCGGCGCACCTCGGCAAACTTCGTTCGGTTGTAAGCCTTGCCCAAGGCGTCAGGCACTCGGTGCGCCAGTTGGTGCTCGATGGCCTCGGCGGGGAACCCCAGCTTCTCATGCAACAGCGTGCGTGCCACGGCCCGCCAGCCGTGCCCCGTCAGTTCCTCTCTGGTATCGATGCCCAGGCGCCGGTAAGCGGCATTGATCGCCGCGTTCGAAAGGTGCTGCATCGGGCTTCGTCCGCCCGGAAAAACCCAGCCACCCGGCAAATGACCAGTCAGCGGGAATAGATCACGCAGGATTGCGATTGCCTGCCGACTCAAAGGCACCAAGTGCTCGGCCTTGGTCTTCGTTACGGTGTAACGCCACTCGGCGGCTTCCAAATCAACATCGGCCCAGCGCATGGTGATTAGCTCCCCAGGGCGGCAGAAGACAAGCGGCAGCAGCCGGATTGCCGCCGCCACGATGGGCGAACCCTGGAAGGCGTCCAGCGCGCGCAGAATCTCGCCTACCCGCGCCGGGTCTGTCGGCGCGGCCATGTGGCGAGGGGATACCGGCGGCAGTGCGCCGCGCAAGGCAGGGGTCGGATCGCTTTCCGCCAGCCCGTTGGCGATGGCGAAGCGGATCACCTGGCCGACGGCTTGCAGGGCGCGGTGGGCAGTCTCCAGTTTGTTTGCCGCCTCGATGCGCCGCACACAGGCGAGAATCTCCGGCGCCGTGATGTCAGACACCGGCCGGCGGCCCAGGTAGGGAAAGACATACACCTCCAACCGGCGTATCACCTTGTCCCGATGGGACGCGGCGCGGGTTGAGAGATAGCGTTTGTCCCACTCTCGGGCTACGGCTTCAAAGGTGTTCTCCGCCAGCGCTTTCTGGCGCAGCTTCTCGGTCTTGCGCGCTTCGCCGGGGTCGATGCCTCTGGCGAGCAGTTCGCGCGCTTCCTCACGATTCCGGCGCGCAGCGGATAGCGAAGTCTCGGGCCATCGCCCCACGGCGAGCAGCTTTGCCTTGCCGGCGAACTGGTATTTGAAGCGCCACAGCTTCCCGCCGGATGGGGTGATTTCCAAATACAGCCCGCCGCCGTCGAACAGCTTCCGGGTCTTTTCCGCCGGCTTCGCGTTGCGGATCGCGGCGTCGGTCAATGGGGTCGCTTTGCGTGCCATTGTTCGATTCCTCGCGGGCAGATACCCCAAAGGGGGGCGAGATACCCCAAAATCTACCCCTAAAATTCGCGGATGGCAACGGAACAGTTCGGACGGCAGCGAACAAAAAAGCCCGCATTTTCGCGGGCTTGGAAGGGGGTTCCGGATGTTGGCGGAAGGCTACGGAATGGTATGTGGTGGAGGCGGCGGGAATTGAACCCGCGTCCGTGAGTCCTCTACAGCCAGTTCTACATACTTAGCCTCGTCTTTTGCTTTGACCCGCACCCCGCCGACGGGCAGGCTGGTTGCGGGCGATCCGCTGGATTTTCGTCCCGGTCCCCGCGGCGTGGACCGGGCTTACTTCCTGCTGTTTATGACGCTGCTGCTGGTTTTACCCAGCCCGGCCCGCAGGCCGACCGGTGCAGCGT
The sequence above is drawn from the Burkholderiales bacterium genome and encodes:
- a CDS encoding type II toxin-antitoxin system RelE/ParE family toxin gives rise to the protein MNQWHVWLHPLAASELDALPPDLRARFWHIVELVEAFGPMKIGMPHIRPLESKLWEMRMQGRDGNARAIYFADTGRRLLVLHVFTKKTRKTPRAALETARRRKEELE
- a CDS encoding integrase arm-type DNA-binding domain-containing protein, whose protein sequence is MARKATPLTDAAIRNAKPAEKTRKLFDGGGLYLEITPSGGKLWRFKYQFAGKAKLLAVGRWPETSLSAARRNREEARELLARGIDPGEARKTEKLRQKALAENTFEAVAREWDKRYLSTRAASHRDKVIRRLEVYVFPYLGRRPVSDITAPEILACVRRIEAANKLETAHRALQAVGQVIRFAIANGLAESDPTPALRGALPPVSPRHMAAPTDPARVGEILRALDAFQGSPIVAAAIRLLPLVFCRPGELITMRWADVDLEAAEWRYTVTKTKAEHLVPLSRQAIAILRDLFPLTGHLPGGWVFPGGRSPMQHLSNAAINAAYRRLGIDTREELTGHGWRAVARTLLHEKLGFPAEAIEHQLAHRVPDALGKAYNRTKFAEVRRKMMQAWADYLDRLRDGAEIVPLRKSL